A genomic region of Macrobrachium nipponense isolate FS-2020 chromosome 40, ASM1510439v2, whole genome shotgun sequence contains the following coding sequences:
- the LOC135211946 gene encoding uncharacterized protein LOC135211946: MVLRARKTPFPLQTTLEILDNEESMPCPSHTCGDQFSSDQPSNQSQQQQLTCQEYGYTQEAPSDLERKDHRPEQRQASLSQPCQLEEPLRHESEDLQQEDVVSEPMPQKESENEDSQRTNHDESDRDPLQPNGEISGSQETDRIQPRNVGSSEEYEKEHISTPQQTPQEHEMEKHQSLSPPKICQQEEETDPSEQSQSPSVENKCKNSALHSSDHTTEEQDRLSLPPEESPQQEVKGHNQPQLQNGDVLKDSTKDDDPSLFNEIDQRTLRLRKMNDTVSCKIMHTILTWGTKDKQSNVGFYEYLLQEKKVPNNILKMKFTKDQKEKMYQDPSGSIFDITLLFLCIKYACEGMAPPKSDLWHTRGDTLEQTLAYLKTFRNNITHDMTSLSLPEFMGETESLRDNQEKCLRLAGERYSIDKSEIERHVDEMNADISRIRDNPLVILDIKSFDNQPLFKEWVSILSTQGKAEIVEAYKKFCNFNPVSFITGKEFSLHIGNVFTRIEVVSDQKSPFDEKECHSIEYEQLLSFGSRSHSGSEKIKLIEGPAGSGKSTLTRKMIGDWVSGDTSMESLSSFDLVLYMECRNTTNTSFHQLLVSLMPKTAQRFREKSMVTCALALRLLIIVDGLDEMNKSSRQLFKEILHLKERHEISLFCTMRPEKIEDCYKMITSGEETTHLKITGIPATRREEFASKYHEELRKLGKSQQETRGLITYLKTSQRHLQDHLRLPLNLVLLTILWSIAPEKVNCVTTATELYYEIHKLTVDKLLLRLKSREETQHLSVHDLQCKVESFVVTLCKQALIGLKNDEIMLSDDSIFLLKNVCTRVGLHDEETLGAFLVHKIMWTSTGLLFKINYPHKGIQEFLSALFILLKLKDKGVPLDIRTLIRCDLQDISSEMGSKSHSRGDATLTNCGCMSRLSSVILRPCHRVHKRFRQAFCGEPEFHTGRTPLIHRIRRSVSGSLLVLVNGPPSTSVITSILQELYPDNEHVEYYKFKDAFIHLTGLLHLTSKNNISRPLVEELVGILQKTGIKKREEWLDLISNVKCSDIVADVIAEKIPSITFENITIKDSRVYSYLSLFQKRCPESLKVDITARPVDIPRLEELLCLLSEHMCEVTNLEFHDEFQYPSHMASSLDWAVQQIFQDCNVRCYRGAISQRFPINIPATIQKLRIGIANAEQFSALQQLLAANSTSLSSIKRLVVHLSKGIDYSQLTPLPRGLFIHLYLGDIDHSSVEWACKAAQSVQPKGRGFLSIMFPRCTLDVCDLEELVNGLVEADIKVSSAICTSANIPFTSVQSLESYTRSKLKTDFKLISEQDIWTKW, from the exons ATGGTTCTGAGAGCCAGAAAAACTCCGTTTCCGTTGCAAACGACCTTAGAGATTTTGGACAACGAAGAAAGTATGCCTTGTCCTTCGCACACCTGTGGTGACCAGTTCTCATCAGACCAGCCAAGCAACCAGTCTCAGCAGCAACAGTTAACCTGCCAAGAATATGGATACACCCAAGAGGCGCCATCAGATCTAGAGCGGAAAGATCACAGACCAGAGCAGCGACAAGCATCACTGTCACAGCCATGCCAACTGGAGGAACCACTTCGGCATGAATCAGAGGACCTGCAACAGGAGGACGTGGTATCCGAGCCGATGCCTCAGAAAGAATCAGAAAACGAAGATTCGCAGCGAACGAATCATGACGAGAGCGACAGGGATCCTTTGCAGCCAAATGGAGAAATATCTGGTAGTCAAGaaaccgatcgaattcaaccaaGAAATGTTGGCTCTTCTGAAGAATATGAGAAAGAGCATATTAGTACCCCGCAGCAAACACCGCAAGAACATGAAATGGAAAAGCATCAGTCCCTCTCCCCACCGAAAATCTGTCAGCAAGAGGAAGAGACCGACCCTTCTGAGCAGTCACAATCACCCTCTGTggagaataaatgtaaaaacagtGCCTTACATTCCTCAGACCACACCACTGAAGAGCAAGACAGGTTGTCACTGCCACCTGAAGAGTCTCCTCAGCAGGAAGTAAAGGGGCACAACCAGCCACAATTACAGAATGGTGATGTGTTAAAAGACAGCACAAAGGACGACGATCCATCGCTGTTTAATGAAATTGATCAGCGCACACTTCGCCTTCGTAAAATGAACGACACAGTTTCTTGCAAAATAATGCATACAATTCTAACCTGGGGCACCAAAGACAAACAGAGCAACGTGGGATTTTATGAGTATTTACTTCAAGAGAAAAAAGTACCAAATAATATCTTGAAGATGAAATTCACCAAAGAccagaaagaaaaaatgtatcaGGATCCCTCGGGGTCCATTTTTGACATAACACTTCTGTTTCTGTGCATCAAATATGCCTGCGAAGGTATGGCTCCTCCGAAGTCAGACCTTTGGCACACAAGAGGTGACACTCTTGAACAAACACTGGCCTATTTAAAAACATTCAGAAATAATATCACCCATGATATGACAAGCTTATCCTTGCCTGAATTCATGGGAGAAACAGAAAGTCTACGAGATAATCAGGAAAAGTGTTTGCGGCTGGCAGGTGAGAGATATTCTATTGACAAATCAGAGATAGAAAGACATGTGGACGAAATGAACGCAGACATCAGCAGAATTCGAGATAATCCTTTAGTCATTCTTGACATAAAAAGTTTTGACAATCAGCCACTGTTTAAAGAATGGGTTAGTATTTTATCAACCCAGGGAAAGGCCGAGATTGTCGAAGCGTACAAAAAATTCTGTAACTTTAATCCAGTGTCATTTATAACTGGTAAAGAATTCAGTCTACACATTGGGAACGTTTTTACACGTATTGAAGTGGTTAGTGATCAGAAATCTCCATTTGATGAAAAAGAATGCCACAGCATAGAGTACGAACAGCTGCTATCATTTGGGAGCAGATCACACAGTGGATCAGAAAAGATTAAACTGATTGAAGGCCCAGCAGGATCCGGAAAATCAACTTTAACCAGGAAAATGATAGGAGACTGGGTCTCTGGTGACACAAGTATGGAGAGCCTGTCATCCTTTGATCTTGTGTTATACATGGAATGTAGAAACACGACTAATACCTCTTTCCATCAGCTGCTGGTATCACTGATGCCCAAAACTGCACAGAGGTTTAGAGAGAAGAGTATGGTGACATGTGCGTTGGCACTGAGGCTGCTCATCATCGTTGATGGTCTTGATGAAATGAACAAATCATCAAGACAGTTGTTTAAAGAGATTTTACATTTGAAGGAAAGACACGAAATAAGTCTGTTTTGTACCATGAGGCCCGAGAAGATAGAGGACTGCTACAAAATGATAACTAGTGGAGAAGAAACGACCCATTTGAAGATCACGGGAATTCCAGCAACTCGAAGGGAAGAGTTTGCATCAAAGTATCACGAAGAACTCCGAAAGCTCGGTAAAAGTCAACAAGAAACTAGAGGGCTTATAACTTACCTGAAAACAAGTCAAAGACATTTACAAGACCACTTACGATTACCTCTTAATCTGGTATTACTTACGATTTTGTGGTCCATTGCACCAGAAAAGGTAAACTGCGTCACAACAGCAACTGAGCTATACTACGAGATTCACAAACTCACAGTAGACAAACTTCTATTGAGACTCAAATCCCGAGAGGAAACGCAACACCTAAGTGTACATGACTTGCAATGCAAAGTTGAATCTTTTGTAGTGACGCTTTGCAAGCAGGCCTTAATTGGGCTGAAGAACGATGAGATTATGTTGTCAGATGACTCAATTTTTTTACTCAAAAATGTCTGCACTAGGGTTGGCTTACATGATGAAGAGACGCTAGGAGCATTTTTGGTCCACAAAATTATGTGGACATCGACAGGACtgcttttcaaaattaattacccTCACAAGGGTATCCAGGAGTTCTTAAgtgctttgtttatattgctgAAGCTAAAAGATAAAGGCGTTCCCCTTGATATTAGAACTTTAATAAGGTGTGACTTACAAGACATATCTTCTGAAATGGGATCTAAGTCACATTCAAGAGGTGACGCAACTCTAACTAACTGTGGTTGCATGAGTCGATTAAGCAGTGTCATTCTAAGACCTTGCCACAGAGTTCACAAAAGGTTCAGGCAGGCCTTTTGTGGAGAACCTGAATTTCATACAGGGAGGACGCCGCTGATTCACAGAATTAGGAGAAGCGTGTCTGGGTCACTTTTGGTCTTGGTCAACGGACCACCATCCACCTCAGTCATCACGAGCATCCTTCAGGAGCTGTATCCAGATAACGAACATGTAGAGTATTACAAATTTAAAGATGCCTTCATCCATCTGACTGGCCTGTTACACTTGACGAGTAAGAACAACATTAGCAGGCCTCTGGTGGAAGAACTTGTAGGAATACTTCAGAAGACAGGTatcaagaagagagaagaatggcTGGATCTCATTTCTAATGTTAAATGTTCTGATATTGTAGCAGATGTCATTGCAGAGAAAATTCCCAGCATAACTTTTGAAAATATCACAATAAAGGACTCAAGAGTCTACTCTTACTTAAGCCTTTTCCAGAAAAGATGTCCAGAATCTCTGAAGGTGGACATCACAGCTAGACCCGTGGATATTCCACGGCTGGAGGAGCTTCTGTGTCTCCTAAGTGAGCATATGTGTGAGGTGACCAACTTGGAGTTTCACGATGAATTTCAATATCCATCACACATGGCCAGCTCTTTGGACTGGGCTGTTCAACAGATCTTCCAGGA CTGTAATGTTAGATGTTACCGAGGAGCTATAAGTCAGCGCTTTCCTATCAACATTCCCGCTACAATTCAGAAACTCCGGATAGGAATTGCCAACGCCGAACAGTTTTCCGCACTCCAGCAGCTTTTGGCAGCGAATTCCACATCACTGTCTTCTATCAAACGTTTAG ttgTTCACCTGAGTAAGGGCATCGATTATAGTCAACTGACCCCTTTACCTCGTGGactatttatccatctgtatCTAGGTGACATTGACCACAGCAGTGTGGAATGGGCATGCAAGGCAGCCCAATCTGTCCAACCCAAGGGAAG GGGCTTCTTAAGCATCATGTTTCCACGCTGCACACTGGACGTCTGCGACCTGGAGGAGCTGGTGAACGGACTGGTCGAGGCAGATATCAAAGTCTCGTCAGCCATTTGCACATCTGCCAACATTCCTTTCACCTCCGTGCAAAGTCTCGAATCTTACACTAGAAGTAAACTCAAGACTGACTTCAAACT GATATCAGAGCAAGACATATGGACGAAGTGGTAA